The Terriglobia bacterium genome contains the following window.
CGGGAGATCGGGGTGCGCAAGGCCATCGGCGCGCGCCGCGGCGACATCACCTGGCAGTTTCTGCTGGAGGCGATGACCCTCACCGGGGCCGGCGGAGTCCTGGCCCTGCTCTTCGTCTACAGCCTGGTGCTGCTGATCCGCGTGGCGACGAGCTGGCCCGCCAGCGTGCCCCTGTGGGCGGTGGCCGCCGGGCTGATCGTCAGCGTCTCGGTCGGCCTGATCTTCGGCGTGTGGCCGGCCAGGAAGGCCGCCAAGCTCGATCCCGTCGAAGCCCTGCGCTACGAGTAGCCGCGCGGGTTACTGTTTGCGAAACCTATTCGAAGTTATCCTTTGTCCGAATGCGCGCAGGAGCCATCATGGCAGTGCGTGTGGCTGGCCTGCATGATGGACAAACAGAAGACAAAACCGCTCCACACCGAAGGACCCGCTGCAAGCGCCGAACAGATTCGGCAGGGGATTCGGTACATCGAACGCCGCCAGCGGTCGCTGTGGTCCTCGGCTATACTGATTACCCTGCTGCTGGCCGTTGGTTTTGCTTCCTTTGCGTTTCCCGGGCTGCTGACCTCCGGCGACGACTTCTATTCCTTCTACCTCAACCAGACGCTCCGGAGCCTCATCGGCATGGTCCTGATTTTCAATGTCTACACGATCTACCAGCAGGTGCAGATCCACCGGCTGCACCGGCAGATCACCGGGCAGATTGATCAGCTGGCCCGCGTGGAATCGCGCACCGAAGAAGTCTACAAATTGGCCGCTCGCGATTCCCTGACGGGCCTCTACAACCGCGGATTTGGCGAACAGCGGCTGGCGGAGGAAATTTCCCGGTCGCAACGGCACGCCCGCCCGCTCAGCGTGATTCTTTTCGACCTGAACGACTTGAAGCAGACCAACGACCAGTTCGGCCACGCCGCCGGCGATGAAATGCTCAAATACTTTGCCTGGCGGCTCAGCCGCGCCATCCGCCATTCGGACCTGGCGGTGCGCCATGGGGGCGATGAGTTTCTGGCGATTCTGCCGGAATGCCGGCTGGAGGAAGTGCAGCACGTCCTGGACCGGCTGAAGGATTTGAGTGTGGACCGCGGCGATCAGAAGCTCGAATTCACGTACTCGGGCGGCTGGACCACCTACATGGAGGGCGAATCGCGCGAGGAGTTGCTGCAGCGCGCGGATGAAGCGCTCTATGCCAACAAACGCTCTCTGAAAGCGGTCCCCCTCCTGACCCCGCAGGACTAGAGCGCTCCCCCGCCGGCTGCCTTCTCCTTCCGTTCCCTTTGTATGTGTGACCGCGAAGCGGTCAACCGACTGCACGCTATTCCCTGCTCAGCAGCTTTCCGTCCTCCGCGTGCGCCACCCTCGTCACGGCCTTCCAGGGCCATGCAATGCCGGTTGGAAATGAGATAGAGTGACGCGGGTATCGCGAACGCCTGGAAGGGT
Protein-coding sequences here:
- a CDS encoding GGDEF domain-containing protein, which codes for MMDKQKTKPLHTEGPAASAEQIRQGIRYIERRQRSLWSSAILITLLLAVGFASFAFPGLLTSGDDFYSFYLNQTLRSLIGMVLIFNVYTIYQQVQIHRLHRQITGQIDQLARVESRTEEVYKLAARDSLTGLYNRGFGEQRLAEEISRSQRHARPLSVILFDLNDLKQTNDQFGHAAGDEMLKYFAWRLSRAIRHSDLAVRHGGDEFLAILPECRLEEVQHVLDRLKDLSVDRGDQKLEFTYSGGWTTYMEGESREELLQRADEALYANKRSLKAVPLLTPQD